The Arachis hypogaea cultivar Tifrunner chromosome 14, arahy.Tifrunner.gnm2.J5K5, whole genome shotgun sequence DNA window GATGGGATATTAAGAAGGTGTATTTCACAAGAAGAAGGGCAAGAAGTGCTTTGGCAGTGCCATAGATctgcatatggaggccatttcagtGGGGAAAAGAACTACAACCAAGGTGCTACAAtgtgggttctattggccaaccatgtTCAAGGATGCAAAGGAATTAGtatcaaggtgtgatgaatgccaaagggctggcaatctacacaagaaaaatgagatgccacagaggtTTATAATGGAATtaaaattgtttgatgtatggggaattgattttatGGGACTTTTCCCATCCTCCTACTCAAACAATTATATATTGGTGGTTGTAGAttatgtgtcaaagtgggtagaagccatagccacagcaACAAATGACAAtaaggttgtgataagcttcttgaggaggaatatctttagcagatttggagTTCCAAGAgccctcattagtgatggaggaacacACTTCTGCAACAGGCAACTTGAAACACTCCTCTCTAAATATGGAGtgaagcacaaagtggcaactccataccatccacagaccaacgggcaagctgagatTTCAAACAGGGAGCTCAAAAGAATTCTTGAAAAGACGGTTGGAAGCTTAAGAAAGGATTAGTCTAAAAAGCTGGATGATGCcttatgggcctacaggacagccttcaaaatacctattgggatgtctccataccaattggtgtttggtaaggcttgtcacttaccagttgagcttgaacatagagcattcTGGGCTCTAAAAATGCTGAATTTTGATGatcaagctgctggagaaaggagGCTAATGCAACTCAATGAACTGGAGGGATTCAGAAATCAAGCTTCTGAGAATGCAAAGATTtacaaggaaaacacaaaaaggtggcatgatcaaaatatagcaaGGAGAGAGTTCATAGAAGGTCAGAAAGTGCTGCTGTACaattcaagactcaagttcttcatagggaagcttaagtctcgatggtctgGACCCTTCACCATCCTCAAGGTGTTTCCCTATAGCCATGTAGAGCTCATGGAAGACAAAACACAGAGAACATTCACTgtgaatggccatagactcaagaaTTACTTGGGAGACTTACTGGATGAGAAGAGAGTGAGCTACCATTTCAGCTAAAGaaggaagaacgtcaagctaatgatgctaaagaagcgctagttgggaagCAACCTAACACtttatatccttttgatttattgctttcttagAAGTAGCTTACAATTGTCAACTTAgatagtttaagttccagtttaataTTCTGATTTCATTGCTTTCTAAAGGTAGATTGTAGGTGGTAGATTAGGAAGCTTAAATATCAGTTTTGGTACTTAGaagatctttaatttgttttctttttctctggaAGTGCAATTTGATGAATACATTTACTGATGATGAGTAAttgggctgagaactagctaaaaagctaagtttggtgtggccactaacccacttaatctaggcttacaaccatttgaataaattaaatttgaaagtaagcccagagattaagtttggtgtggccaccaccatacgAATCTCACCTAGCAAGCCCAGTACCATTCAAGTTGAAAGCATTTAATAAATTGGTGGGTGCATGAAAGATGGTTTTAAATGTGTTTGGAAGGGGTTAGAAGTAAAGGAATGTGAAAGGATTAAAGTTAATTCacccttatgaacacattaaaaaccCAATTATGAACACAATTTATTAGATGCAatgggattaagtttggtgtcccaagggacactcaTCAGTTGTAATTTCATTGGCTCACACTATAAGGAATGTGAaggattcttttgtcattactaatggggtttcgatttttatttttcagGAGAGAGAATGGGGCCCACATGATTGATATCTCATAGAGCAaaaagtcaaagtgtacttgcactttggaactcaacacatgcagGAAGCCAAAAGGAATAGgaattggcgcctcttcccatgcTAGGCAtcactccccaagtgggaaaacattgaattgATTTCACTTCCCACCCTCCAGACTACACTTCTTACCTCTATAAAAGCCTCTCACTTTCCCACCTCTCTTCACACTTTGAACCCTACTTCATACACGAGAGAACCTCCACACTCCAAACCCCCTCTCTTTTCCTTACccttctttcct harbors:
- the LOC112742544 gene encoding uncharacterized protein; translated protein: MLNFDDQAAGERRLMQLNELEGFRNQASENAKIYKENTKRWHDQNIARREFIEGQKVLLYNSRLKFFIGKLKSRWSGPFTILKVFPYSHVELMEDKTQRTFTVNGHRLKNYLGDLLDEKRVSYHFS